The DNA segment TTGCGTTCGGCCAGCGTGATGAAGAATTTGAGAACTTTGCACATCCGGATGAAGCAACACAGCCACAACGCAATGTATCTGGCAGAGCGTTTTGAAAAAGACGGATTGAAGGTGGTGTATCCCGGATTGAAAAGTCATTCCGGTCACAAATTGTATGCCTCGATGATTAATCCCGAATATGGTTTTGGCGGAATGATGACCTTGGACGTTGGCAGTTTGGACAAAGCCAATGAATTGATGGAATTGATGCAAAGCCGAAAATTGGGGTATTTGGCCGTGAGTTTGGGATTTTACAAAACCTTGTTTAGCGCACCGGGAACTTCCACATCGAGTGAAATACCTTTGGAAGAGCAAGAAGCAATGGGCTTGACCGATGGACTGATCCGGTTTTCGATTGGACTGGACAACAATATCGAGCGAACTTATCAAATGATGAAAGAATGCATGGAGGAGTTGGGCGTTTTGAAAGCCAAACCCGTTTCGATGAGCTAATGCTCAAAATTAGACCTAAAAAAAAAGGAGAATATTCAGTGTTGAATATTCTCCTTTTTAGTTTAATGCTTCGTTACTTATTGAACGATCACTTTTACGGTTTTTTGACCATCAGCTGATTGTGCTTTTACGATGTAAACACCACTGTTGATTACTAAAGTAGTATCTGCATCTGCTTGAGCTGATTGAACCAATGCTCCAAGTACGTTGTAAACCTCTACTTTTGTGCTTGATTTTATGTTTGACAAATTGATTTTACCGTCATTGGCATAAACCACTACGTCAGATTCTTTTTGGAAGCTGTCATTAACTCCTAAAACAATAGTACCACCTCTTACAATTTTAAGAATGCGAAATCCAGGACTACCAGCTAAAAGGTTAACATTTCCGTCAGCAGTTACTGTAAGATTTACCACTTGAATATCTTCTGTCCCTATTGAAGAAATAGCTGTTGATGTTGCTGTATTAACGGTACAATTTGTTGGAAATGCCGTAACAATACTTGCTGATACTGTTGATGGAACTGCAAACTCTTGAGCAATAACAGGTGTAATACTCTTTGCAGAATATTTAACAGCTATGTTTTCTCCTGCTGTACAACCTGTAATAGTAAGAATAACATCTTTTCCATTTGCTTGAAAATAACCTTCATTTAAAAAATTAATAGTATATTTAGTAGAAGTCGAATTTTTGTATCCAAATTCTAGACCAGGAAAACCTGTAGTAACTATAGTTGCTGGTGTTCCTGTATTATAAGTAGGGCCATATTTTACAGCTGCAGCGTCAACAGTTGGATCCAAATAAATTGTTGCAGAATTGTTTGTAGATACAGTCCCTATAGTTGTAGCTGCAGTGGAAAAATCCCAAGTTGTTTGAGCATTAATAGATGCTGAAAACAGCAGAATAGAAGTTAAATAAAGTAATTTTTTTTTCATGATAAAAAAGTGTTAGGTTAAGTTGACTACACGCTCGTAATCGATTGCATAAAATTAGTACATTTTTTCAATATA comes from the Flavobacterium limnophilum genome and includes:
- a CDS encoding T9SS type A sorting domain-containing protein codes for the protein MKKKLLYLTSILLFSASINAQTTWDFSTAATTIGTVSTNNSATIYLDPTVDAAAVKYGPTYNTGTPATIVTTGFPGLEFGYKNSTSTKYTINFLNEGYFQANGKDVILTITGCTAGENIAVKYSAKSITPVIAQEFAVPSTVSASIVTAFPTNCTVNTATSTAISSIGTEDIQVVNLTVTADGNVNLLAGSPGFRILKIVRGGTIVLGVNDSFQKESDVVVYANDGKINLSNIKSSTKVEVYNVLGALVQSAQADADTTLVINSGVYIVKAQSADGQKTVKVIVQ